Proteins encoded in a region of the Flavobacterium sp. PMTSA4 genome:
- the lepB gene encoding signal peptidase I, with product MSIYQWFVFFLFVQLIHGLGTWKLYQKAGKKPIEAFIPIYNSIILMKIINRPTWWTLLLFVPIINLIMIPVVWVETLRSFGKNSTLDTWLALFTFGFYIYYVNYTQDVKHIADRSLTSPTKVGDTISSLVFAIVVATLVHTYVMQPFTIPSSSLEKTLLIGDFLFVSKFHYGARPPMTAVAAPMVHDTLPIIHVKSYLYDDKNPNSWKNKLQFPYFRFPGFQDIKNNDIVVFNWPRDTLFHMYKNADRRYDKPIDKKTNYVKRCVGIPGDSLQIKDGIVFINGKELVLPERAKPQYFHIINTKESISESFKQDYEITEGMPLFEIQNSIWDRQDVKDYFVKNDVNIEEFARDSVSTIFTGNITQDIYTRLSLKQSDHYFFGNLTFEKAEKMKADSRVTSVKRYIKKGPEDGIFPDFKDGKPSVTNNWSGDNFGPIYIPKEGVAVALNRKTLPFYKIIISEYEKNDLKVVGDDIYVNGEKATTYTFKQNYYWMMGDNRHNSLDARYFGYTPEDHIVGKPVFLWMSWDSNGKGLNKIRWERLFTTVSGEGQPQSYFKYFLGLLALYFVGEYFWKKRKASKE from the coding sequence ATGTCAATATATCAATGGTTTGTATTTTTCCTTTTTGTGCAATTAATTCACGGATTAGGAACTTGGAAATTGTATCAAAAAGCAGGAAAAAAACCAATTGAAGCATTCATTCCAATATACAATTCAATTATTTTAATGAAAATAATAAATCGCCCAACTTGGTGGACATTATTATTATTCGTTCCGATTATTAATTTGATAATGATTCCTGTAGTTTGGGTTGAAACACTAAGAAGCTTCGGGAAAAATTCAACATTAGATACTTGGTTGGCTCTTTTCACTTTTGGATTTTATATCTATTATGTAAATTATACTCAAGATGTAAAGCATATTGCCGATAGAAGCCTTACTTCTCCAACAAAAGTTGGCGACACCATAAGTTCATTAGTGTTTGCAATAGTTGTTGCTACTTTGGTACATACTTATGTAATGCAACCATTTACAATTCCATCATCATCTTTAGAAAAAACACTTTTAATTGGTGATTTTCTTTTTGTGAGCAAATTCCATTATGGAGCGCGACCACCAATGACAGCAGTTGCAGCACCAATGGTTCACGATACATTGCCTATAATTCACGTTAAATCGTATTTATACGATGATAAAAATCCGAATTCTTGGAAAAATAAATTGCAATTTCCTTATTTCCGTTTCCCTGGTTTTCAAGACATCAAAAACAATGATATAGTTGTTTTTAATTGGCCTAGAGATACATTATTCCACATGTATAAAAATGCTGATAGAAGATATGACAAGCCAATTGATAAAAAAACAAACTATGTAAAACGTTGCGTTGGTATTCCCGGTGATTCGTTGCAAATTAAAGATGGGATTGTTTTTATCAACGGGAAAGAACTCGTTTTACCAGAAAGAGCAAAACCTCAATACTTTCACATCATTAATACTAAAGAATCAATTAGTGAAAGTTTCAAACAAGATTATGAAATTACTGAAGGAATGCCATTGTTTGAAATACAAAACTCAATTTGGGATAGACAAGATGTAAAAGATTATTTTGTTAAAAATGATGTCAATATAGAAGAATTTGCAAGAGATTCAGTTTCTACAATTTTTACAGGAAATATTACTCAGGATATTTACACTAGACTGAGTTTAAAACAATCTGACCATTATTTCTTTGGCAATCTGACTTTTGAAAAAGCTGAAAAAATGAAAGCTGATTCTAGAGTTACTTCTGTGAAAAGATACATTAAAAAAGGTCCTGAAGATGGTATTTTTCCAGATTTTAAAGACGGAAAACCATCAGTAACTAATAATTGGAGCGGAGATAATTTTGGACCAATTTATATTCCTAAAGAAGGTGTAGCTGTAGCATTAAACAGAAAAACGTTGCCATTTTATAAAATCATTATTAGCGAATATGAAAAAAATGATTTAAAAGTAGTTGGCGATGATATTTATGTAAATGGAGAAAAAGCAACAACTTATACTTTTAAGCAAAACTACTATTGGATGATGGGAGACAATCGTCATAACTCATTAGACGCAAGATATTTTGGTTATACTCCAGAAGACCACATTGTTGGAAAACCAGTATTTTTATGGATGAGTTGGGATTCAAACGGAAAAGGTTTAAATAAAATCCGTTGGGAAAGATTATTTACCACTGTAAGTGGTGAAGGTCAACCCCAATCTTATTTTAAATATTTCTTAGGTTTATTAGCTTTATATTTTGTTGGAGAATACTTCTGGAAAAAAAGAAAAGCATCTAAAGAGTAA
- a CDS encoding ParB/RepB/Spo0J family partition protein, which yields MAKAVQKQALGRGLSALLKDPENDIKSVSDKNADKVVGNIIELDIDAIEINPFQPRTNFNEESIQELASSIKELGVIQPITVRKLDFNKYQLISGERRLRASKVVGLTTIPAYIRIANDNESLVMALVENIQRHDLDPIEIALSYQRLIDEIQLTQEQMSERVGKKRSTIANYLRLLKLDPIIQTGIRDGFISMGHGRALINIEDLDVQSDIYHKIVLENLSVRETEALVKNHQESIKPAISKAKKTSNFSIDESKKKAISNFFGTKIDVKVAGNGKGKITIPFHSEEDLNRIIKLLKK from the coding sequence ATGGCAAAAGCGGTTCAGAAACAAGCATTAGGAAGAGGTTTATCTGCTTTATTAAAAGATCCTGAAAACGATATTAAATCGGTTAGCGATAAAAATGCTGACAAAGTTGTTGGTAATATAATTGAATTGGATATTGATGCAATTGAAATCAATCCTTTTCAACCTAGAACAAACTTTAACGAAGAATCCATACAAGAATTAGCAAGTTCAATTAAAGAACTTGGAGTTATTCAACCTATTACGGTTAGAAAGTTGGATTTCAATAAATACCAATTAATCTCTGGAGAACGTCGTTTGCGTGCTTCAAAAGTGGTTGGATTAACTACAATTCCTGCTTACATCAGAATTGCGAACGACAATGAATCGTTGGTTATGGCGTTAGTTGAAAATATTCAACGTCATGATTTAGACCCAATTGAAATTGCGCTTTCATACCAAAGATTAATTGATGAAATTCAGTTAACACAAGAACAAATGAGTGAACGCGTTGGAAAAAAACGTTCAACAATAGCTAATTATTTACGTCTTTTGAAACTTGACCCAATTATCCAAACAGGAATTCGTGATGGTTTTATTTCAATGGGACATGGACGTGCTTTGATTAACATTGAAGACTTAGATGTTCAATCGGATATTTATCATAAAATTGTTCTTGAAAATCTATCGGTTCGTGAAACAGAAGCTTTAGTAAAAAACCATCAAGAAAGTATAAAACCAGCGATATCAAAAGCTAAAAAGACATCAAATTTTTCTATTGACGAAAGCAAAAAGAAAGCAATTTCAAATTTCTTTGGCACCAAAATAGATGTAAAAGTAGCTGGAAATGGTAAAGGAAAAATAACTATTCCGTTTCATTCTGAAGAAGATTTGAACCGTATCATCAAATTGCTAAAAAAGTAG
- a CDS encoding ParA family protein, with protein sequence MGKIIAIANQKGGVGKTTTSVNLAASLGVLEKKVLLIDADPQANASSGLGIDVESVEIGTYQILEHSNTPKEAIVESSSPNVFVIPAHIDLVAIEIELVDKENREYMLKQALEEIKNEYDYILIDCAPSLGLLTLNALTAADSVIIPIQCEYFALEGLGKLLNTIKSVQKIHNSELDIEGLLLTMFDSRLRLSNQVVEEVQKHFNDMVFKTIIQRNVKLSEAPSFGESIINFDATSKGASNYLSLAHEIIKKNSI encoded by the coding sequence ATGGGTAAAATCATTGCTATCGCCAATCAGAAAGGTGGTGTTGGAAAGACAACGACTTCGGTCAATCTTGCAGCATCACTTGGAGTATTAGAAAAAAAAGTGTTGTTAATTGATGCTGATCCGCAGGCTAATGCGAGTTCAGGATTAGGTATAGATGTGGAAAGCGTTGAAATTGGAACCTATCAAATATTAGAACACAGCAACACTCCAAAAGAAGCAATAGTTGAAAGTTCTTCACCTAATGTATTTGTCATTCCTGCTCATATTGACTTGGTTGCTATCGAAATTGAATTAGTTGACAAAGAAAATCGTGAGTACATGCTTAAACAAGCATTGGAAGAAATCAAAAATGAGTATGACTATATTCTAATTGATTGTGCACCATCGCTTGGATTATTAACTTTAAATGCTTTAACAGCTGCCGATAGTGTTATCATTCCTATTCAATGTGAATATTTTGCATTAGAAGGTTTGGGTAAATTATTGAATACCATAAAAAGTGTTCAGAAAATTCATAATTCTGAATTAGATATTGAAGGTTTGTTATTAACGATGTTTGATTCTCGTTTACGATTATCCAACCAAGTAGTAGAAGAAGTTCAGAAGCATTTTAATGATATGGTTTTTAAAACCATCATTCAACGAAATGTAAAATTAAGTGAAGCTCCATCTTTTGGAGAAAGCATTATCAACTTTGATGCAACAAGTAAAGGCGCGAGTAATTATTTAAGTTTGGCGCACGAAATCATCAAAAAAAATAGTATTTAA
- the dapB gene encoding 4-hydroxy-tetrahydrodipicolinate reductase produces MKIALLGYGKMGHVIERIALERGHEIVLKKTSSTTFEGIQNADVAIDFSVPSVAVENISTSINNGIPIVSGTTGWLENYHEMVELCNQKNAAFLYGSNFSLGVNLFFELNDYLAKMMSKFKEYNVSMEEIHHTQKLDKPSGTAITLANSIINHTDKNNWAIENPTPTDVFIDVKRIENVPGTHSVLYTSEVDYIKIEHVAHNREGFALGSVIAAEWIIGKKGVFSMKDVLDLKYCNKITKI; encoded by the coding sequence ATGAAAATAGCACTTCTTGGATATGGAAAAATGGGACACGTAATTGAACGAATTGCTCTAGAACGTGGTCATGAAATTGTATTAAAAAAAACAAGTTCTACCACTTTTGAAGGTATCCAAAATGCAGATGTTGCTATTGACTTCAGTGTTCCAAGTGTTGCAGTTGAAAATATATCAACATCCATAAACAATGGAATTCCAATTGTTTCTGGAACGACAGGTTGGCTAGAAAACTATCATGAAATGGTTGAATTATGCAACCAAAAAAATGCTGCTTTTCTTTATGGTTCTAACTTTAGTTTAGGTGTAAATTTATTTTTTGAATTAAATGACTATTTAGCCAAAATGATGTCAAAATTTAAAGAATATAATGTTTCAATGGAAGAAATTCATCATACCCAAAAACTTGATAAACCAAGTGGAACAGCTATTACATTAGCAAATTCAATAATCAATCATACAGATAAAAATAATTGGGCAATAGAAAACCCAACACCTACTGACGTTTTTATTGATGTAAAAAGAATAGAAAATGTTCCAGGAACGCATTCAGTACTTTACACTTCAGAAGTAGATTATATCAAGATTGAACACGTTGCCCATAATCGTGAAGGATTTGCTCTTGGTTCTGTAATTGCAGCAGAATGGATTATTGGTAAAAAAGGTGTTTTTTCGATGAAAGACGTTTTAGATTTAAAATATTGTAACAAAATAACTAAGATTTAA
- a CDS encoding WbqC family protein yields MNNIIIHPSYFPSISHFIAMAKADVVTFEMDDNFQKQTNRNRMYIYSPNGIQLLNIPVKHNKIGHQKTKDVRIENDFDWQKQHFKSLEAAYRSSPFFEYFEDAILPIFEKKQSFLMDLNLQTMEIVSSCLKFEFDYDETTEYFHELTDKIDFRGLINGKKDQTVLGPYTQVFEEKHGFINNLSILDLLFNEGRYSLDYLKNQKI; encoded by the coding sequence ATGAACAATATCATCATTCATCCTAGTTATTTCCCATCAATTAGTCATTTTATTGCAATGGCAAAAGCGGATGTGGTAACTTTTGAAATGGATGATAATTTTCAAAAACAAACCAATAGAAACCGAATGTACATTTATAGTCCGAATGGCATTCAGTTATTGAACATTCCTGTTAAGCATAACAAAATAGGTCATCAAAAAACAAAAGATGTTCGTATAGAAAATGATTTTGATTGGCAAAAGCAACATTTCAAATCATTGGAAGCTGCTTACAGAAGTTCGCCCTTTTTCGAATATTTTGAAGATGCTATTCTACCTATTTTTGAAAAAAAACAATCTTTCTTGATGGATTTAAATCTTCAAACGATGGAAATTGTTTCTAGTTGTTTGAAATTTGAATTCGATTATGATGAAACCACCGAATATTTTCACGAATTAACCGATAAAATAGATTTTCGTGGTTTAATTAACGGTAAAAAAGATCAAACTGTTCTTGGACCTTACACACAGGTTTTTGAAGAAAAACACGGTTTCATCAATAATTTAAGCATACTCGATTTGTTGTTCAACGAAGGAAGATATTCTTTGGATTATTTGAAAAATCAAAAAATATAA
- a CDS encoding endonuclease/exonuclease/phosphatase family protein, translating to MKKLSWFNKIIYGFNIILIVLTIVAYFLPFLAPKAFPLLSVLTLILPLFLILNGLFFLYWLLQLKRQLIFSGIILLLGITFINKFYKFSSTDLPKVEKDFTVMSYNVRLFNLFEWIDDKNVGNDILSFINEKNPDIICIQEYSENAKIDLRVYKYKAVFIEGDKIKTGQAIFSKFPIFNQGNLHLLQDGNNIIYADIKKGKDTLRVYNMHLQSIKISPDVNEISNNVETIDKKKSQMVFGRIRDAFKRQEFQMEIFVNHKKECNYPLIICGDMNNSAFSYIYRNIKGDLNDCFEEAGKGFGQTYNFKYYPARIDYIFTDKRIKVKNFKSFNKFEKSDHFPIMTRLAFE from the coding sequence GTGAAAAAACTTTCATGGTTCAATAAAATAATCTATGGATTCAATATTATTTTGATAGTATTGACTATTGTTGCTTATTTTTTACCTTTTTTAGCACCCAAAGCTTTTCCTTTACTTTCTGTATTAACTTTGATTTTGCCTTTATTTTTAATCCTTAACGGATTATTTTTTCTTTATTGGTTGTTACAACTTAAAAGGCAACTAATTTTTTCTGGAATAATATTGTTGTTAGGAATAACATTTATCAATAAGTTTTATAAATTCTCTTCAACCGATTTGCCCAAAGTTGAAAAAGATTTCACGGTAATGAGTTATAATGTTCGGTTGTTTAATCTTTTTGAATGGATTGATGATAAAAATGTGGGGAATGATATACTTTCATTCATAAACGAAAAAAATCCAGACATTATTTGCATTCAAGAATATTCAGAAAACGCAAAAATTGACTTGAGAGTTTATAAATACAAAGCCGTTTTTATTGAAGGTGATAAAATCAAAACAGGTCAAGCAATTTTCTCGAAATTTCCAATATTTAATCAAGGTAATTTACATTTGCTGCAAGACGGCAACAATATCATTTATGCCGATATAAAGAAAGGAAAAGACACTTTGCGTGTATATAATATGCATTTGCAATCGATAAAAATTTCGCCAGATGTCAATGAGATTTCTAACAATGTTGAAACCATTGACAAAAAGAAATCGCAAATGGTTTTCGGACGCATTAGAGATGCTTTTAAACGACAAGAATTTCAGATGGAGATTTTTGTGAACCATAAAAAAGAGTGCAATTATCCGTTGATTATTTGTGGCGATATGAATAATAGCGCGTTTTCATACATCTATCGAAATATTAAAGGAGATTTGAATGATTGCTTTGAAGAAGCAGGAAAAGGTTTTGGTCAAACCTATAATTTCAAATACTATCCTGCCCGAATTGATTATATTTTTACCGATAAAAGGATTAAAGTAAAGAACTTTAAAAGTTTTAATAAGTTTGAAAAGTCAGACCACTTTCCAATCATGACACGATTGGCTTTTGAATAA
- a CDS encoding DUF5683 domain-containing protein: protein MNKFFYILIFSFLVGSQSFFAQQTIGETIIAKDSVKTSKTVVYDPLRPSKAAFYSAIVPGLGQAYNKRYWKIPIVYGAIGTSLYFYLDNNKKYHRYRDAYKLRLQGLPDQFDYLDDDRLIRAQRFYQRNRDLSLLITAAFYVLNIVDANVDAHLIQFNVSDKLTILPDLQQNDITARPNLGLSLNFKF, encoded by the coding sequence GTGAATAAGTTTTTCTACATACTTATCTTTTCTTTCTTGGTTGGAAGTCAATCCTTTTTTGCTCAGCAAACTATTGGTGAAACTATTATTGCAAAAGACTCTGTTAAAACATCCAAAACTGTTGTTTACGATCCCTTGCGACCATCAAAAGCAGCTTTTTATTCAGCAATTGTACCTGGTTTAGGTCAAGCATACAACAAAAGATATTGGAAAATACCAATTGTTTATGGAGCAATTGGAACAAGCCTTTATTTTTATCTTGACAATAATAAAAAATATCATCGATATCGCGATGCTTATAAATTAAGACTACAAGGTTTACCTGATCAATTCGATTATTTAGATGATGACCGATTAATCAGAGCACAACGATTTTACCAAAGAAACAGAGATTTATCTTTATTAATTACTGCTGCATTTTATGTTTTAAACATCGTTGACGCTAATGTTGACGCACATTTAATTCAATTTAATGTTAGTGATAAACTCACAATACTTCCTGATTTACAACAAAATGATATTACAGCACGACCAAACCTTGGGTTGTCTTTAAACTTTAAATTTTAG
- a CDS encoding SDR family oxidoreductase, with product MDFSAKMLRDNALSDKVIVVTGGGSGLGKAMTKYFMELGAKVAITSRDLEKLKKTASELEAETNGKCLPVQCDVRHYEQVENMLEEVLKTYGKVDVLLNNAAGNFISPTERLSANAFDTIIDIVLKGSKNCTLAFGKHWIEKKQTNCNVLNIVTTYAWTGSGYVVPSATAKAGVLAMTRSLAVEWAKYGIRMNAIAPGPFPTKGAWDRLLPGDLADKFDMSKKVPLRRVGDHQELANLAAYLVSDFSAYVNGEVITIDGGEWLQGAGQFNILEKIPQEMWDMLEQMIKNKGSK from the coding sequence AAAGCAATGACCAAATACTTTATGGAATTGGGTGCTAAAGTAGCCATTACATCTCGTGATTTAGAAAAATTAAAAAAAACAGCATCCGAATTAGAAGCCGAAACAAACGGAAAATGCTTGCCAGTTCAATGTGATGTTCGTCATTATGAACAAGTGGAAAATATGCTTGAAGAAGTTTTGAAAACCTATGGAAAGGTTGATGTATTGTTAAATAATGCTGCTGGAAACTTTATTTCTCCAACCGAAAGATTGTCAGCTAATGCATTTGACACCATTATTGATATTGTTTTAAAAGGTTCCAAAAACTGTACACTAGCGTTTGGGAAACATTGGATTGAAAAAAAACAAACGAATTGCAATGTTTTAAACATAGTAACCACTTATGCTTGGACAGGTTCAGGATATGTAGTTCCAAGCGCTACAGCAAAAGCTGGGGTTTTAGCAATGACTCGAAGTTTAGCTGTAGAATGGGCAAAATATGGTATAAGAATGAATGCCATTGCTCCAGGACCATTTCCTACGAAAGGTGCATGGGATAGATTATTGCCTGGCGATTTAGCCGACAAATTTGACATGTCTAAAAAAGTACCTTTAAGAAGAGTTGGTGATCATCAAGAATTAGCTAATTTAGCGGCATATTTAGTTTCTGATTTTTCAGCTTATGTTAACGGAGAAGTAATTACTATTGACGGAGGCGAATGGCTTCAAGGTGCGGGACAATTCAACATTCTGGAAAAAATTCCACAAGAAATGTGGGATATGTTAGAACAAATGATAAAAAATAAAGGAAGCAAATAG